Proteins from one Dysgonomonas sp. HDW5A genomic window:
- a CDS encoding ATP-binding protein: MESFFRTHKYLVEHLGSTVERRLMDEVNWNDRLIAVKGTRGVGKTTFLLQYAAKFSDLDGRDCLYINMNNFSFTCRTIYDFAEEFCFKGGKTLLIDQVFKYPDWASELRSCYDKFPELKIIFTCSTVMQLDENPEIASIVRHYNLRGFSFREFLNIITDSKLEPVSLPDIINNHTEIAAEICSKVKPLAYFRDYIHHGYYPFFLEKRNFSENLLKTINMMLEIDVLSIKQIEQSYLSKLRKLLYLLSITAPGKPNISQLSVDCEISRATVTNYLDYLKSARLINLLYREGEEFPKKPDLVYMHNTNLIFAMKPGVANDQTLRETFFYNQLHHNNSKLKKGSKAGIFLVEDENENYIFKVDNLKTKGNKKSDIYNTAEMMEVGEGNTIPLWLFGFLY, from the coding sequence GTGGAATCCTTTTTCAGAACGCATAAATATTTAGTAGAGCACTTAGGCAGCACCGTCGAAAGGCGTCTTATGGACGAAGTTAATTGGAACGATCGTCTTATTGCTGTTAAGGGAACACGAGGTGTCGGTAAAACCACTTTTTTGTTGCAATACGCAGCAAAATTCAGTGATTTGGATGGACGAGATTGTCTGTATATCAATATGAACAATTTCTCGTTTACTTGTCGTACAATATACGACTTTGCCGAAGAATTTTGTTTCAAAGGAGGAAAAACCCTCTTGATTGATCAAGTATTTAAATATCCGGATTGGGCCAGCGAGCTCAGATCGTGTTATGATAAATTTCCTGAACTTAAAATAATCTTCACCTGCTCAACTGTCATGCAATTGGATGAAAATCCTGAAATTGCATCAATTGTTCGTCATTACAATCTGAGAGGATTCTCATTTCGAGAGTTTTTAAATATCATAACTGATAGTAAACTTGAGCCGGTTTCATTGCCGGATATCATTAATAACCATACAGAAATAGCTGCGGAAATTTGCTCGAAAGTAAAACCCCTAGCCTATTTCAGAGATTATATCCATCATGGCTATTATCCTTTCTTTTTAGAAAAACGCAACTTTTCGGAGAATTTGCTAAAGACCATCAATATGATGCTCGAAATAGATGTTCTATCCATAAAACAAATAGAGCAATCTTATCTGTCGAAATTAAGAAAATTACTTTATTTGCTTTCGATAACAGCACCCGGAAAACCTAATATTAGTCAACTTAGCGTTGATTGCGAAATATCACGAGCTACCGTAACTAATTACTTGGATTATCTTAAAAGTGCCCGTTTAATAAATCTATTATATCGCGAAGGAGAAGAATTTCCCAAGAAACCCGATTTGGTATACATGCATAATACCAATCTTATATTCGCCATGAAACCGGGGGTCGCGAATGATCAGACATTGAGAGAAACTTTTTTCTATAATCAATTACATCACAATAACTCGAAATTAAAAAAGGGAAGCAAGGCAGGTATTTTCCTTGTAGAAGACGAAAACGAAAATTATATATTCAAAGTAGATAATTTAAAAACCAAAGGGAACAAAAAGTCGGATATCTATAATACGGCCGAAATGATGGAAGTAGGCGAAGGTAATACAATTCCGCTATGGCTTTTTGGATTTCTATATTGA